In the genome of Acaryochloris sp. CCMEE 5410, the window AGTTTAATAAGCTCTCTATCCGATAGGATTTTTGTATCTTTTTTTCCTATAAAGTAATAGCCAGATGCAGCATCAAAAACCCCTGCTTGTTGGACTAAATATCGATCAAAATATTGCAAATAAAAGGATGTCAGCCTAGTAAAAATTTTAATCAGCTTACGTAGTGCTTTCTGTTTTGTAAAACTGAGCAAAAAGTACTGATAAGACCAGGCTAACGCCATACCGGGGCCACCAACCGGACCACTCTCCACCTCCTGGAAGTGACGAAATAGGCGTCGATGTCCTAAGTGGGTAAATCGCGTAAAGTCATAGCGCCCCATATGCACTTGTTGCATAAAAGGAGTTTCAGCATAAACGAGGCCATTTGGTTTGAGTACACGATGCATTTCTGCCACACATCGATAGGGATCCACCACATGTTCTAGGACTGCTTGAATAATCACACCATCTATCGACTGATCTGCAAATGGAAGATCGTGAGCATCACAGATTAACTGGGTTCGTTCACTGAAATAGATATCACTTTCAATCAATTCAATATTTGATTGGCGAACCAGCTCTTCCATCCCTTGCCCCAAATTGCCACAGCCAATCACCAACACTTTGGGATGCTCTGAATATTGCAATAGCTGCTGCGTAAACTGTTGATAGTTCTGCTTGGCCACGGGATTCACATCAATATTAGGCAGTGCAGCGCTGATGCGAGCTTTGACTCCACTACTGGTTGACGGGGGCACATGCCCCTCCTCCTGCTCAAACTCAGCAATGGAAAAGATACTGGCGTCTTCATTCAATAAAACGGGAGCACGATTGACGACAGGAAAGACCGAAGAACAGTCAGCATTCTGACAAGACAAATGGCGGTCCTGCAGCTCCAGCTGGCCTTTGCAAACCGGGCAGCATAGCAAAGATTGAGCAATATCAGAAAAACGGAATTGAGAACCCATACTGGTCATTTACATCTGTTGAGATCAGGAGCAGAGTTTATATTACGCGCAGTATCTTCACCATACTCAACGCTCTGAAGCAATTTTATTCTAAAAAATTATTTTATCAACCTCCCTTTAAACTAGCGTGGCCAGGGCCTGGTCAACGGCACCGAGGCAAACCTCAGGGGCAAACTTAGTGGCAGCAGACTGCATACCCTGTTCAGCTAAGGTCGAGGCCAGCTGTTGATCATTCAACAACTCACGAATCGCGGCAGCTAAAGCATTTGCATCCCCTGGGGGGACTAACCGCCCCGATTGTCGATCGGCAATCACTTCCAACATGCCTCCTGCCGCCGTCGCAATCACCGGCTTTTGGGCTAGCTGACCTTCAATGGCAATTCTGGCACAAGGTTCAGGTTCAGTAGAGGCATGGATAACAATATCGCAAGCTTTCATCAAAGCCGGGATGTCTTGGCGAAAACCCAACCAATGAATTCGATCTGCTAGATCTTTGTCAGCCGCCATTTCTTTGATCATGGCGACATAGTCTTGTTCTCCAAACAAAGCATCGCCCACCAATAACCCATGAACATCTGGTAAAGACCGCAACGCTTCAATTAAAACATGTTGACCTTTCCAGGGAGAGAGACGACTAAACAGTCCCACCAAGGGTACATTCTCAAGCTTGAGTTCTTGGCGCACAGCTATTGCAGCTTCCGGGGTGACTTGATCAAACCGGTCCGACTCAATCCCGTCATACATCACTTTCACCAAATCAGGACGACCACCCACAGCGATAAAGGCATCAGCCGTTGCCTGAGATGCAACCCAAACTTGAGCGGCTCGGTTATTCGCCAGCGTAATGGCGACACGACGATTCACACCACTAAAATGTTTGGCAGTCAGGATATCCCGTAAATGCCAAACTAACGGGGGGGTCCCGATCAATGTTGCCAAGCTAGACGCAATAAACGCTTTTTGAGAATTTGCACAAATAAAATCAAATCCTTGAGAGGCTTTAGCAATCTGCTGCGCCATTTGCCACAGAGCTGGAATCGCTTTGAGGGAAGCCAAGCCACTGGATGTTCGAATAGACAACAGCGAGTCCGGTGCATTAACAACAGTAACCGGCACCCCAGCCTTTTCTAAAGCCTGGCGAAACGGTCCATCTTCAAATAGCAACATCTGGCTCGTTGCTCGATAAGCAGCAGCAATACTCAAACAGCAATATTCTGCCCCTGCTAGCGCACCAACGTGGTTTACAAATAGAATGCGATGCTGTTTCATAGACTGTTTGCCATTGAAGGTATCAATAAGAGTAAGAGGGAAAAACGGTAATCGGTGTATGCAGATTTATCAGTCCATTACTCCTTATGAGTAGTCATCCATAACCTCCTGGTAAGCCCCTTGAACTTGCTGAACAATAACAGACCAGTCGTAGTTTTTACGCACATGATCTTCACAGACTTGAGCACTAGGCAAATGACGCTTCTCAGAACAAGCTTCCAGAATACCGGCCGCGATATGTTGCGGTGAATATCCCGGTAACACCAAATCTTCACAAAAGGGCCTCAAGATTTCTGGAATCCCACCGACAGGGGTCCCTAAGATGGGAGTCCCCGCTGCCAAGGATTCTAAAACCACTAACCCAAACCCTTCCAAGGAGAGGGTGGGTAAAATGGCTAAGTCAGCTGCACGATAAGCCATCGGCAAAGCTTGATCAGGTAAATACCCAATCATTTGAATATGCTTCGTGAGCCCCAATTCATGTATACGGGCTTTCAAAGCTTGCTCTTGTTCGCCTTTGCCAGCCATCATTAACAAGACTTCTGGATACTGCCGACAGACATTAGCCATCGCTTCTACTAAATTGTCTAGCCCCATGCGCTTGGATAATCTGCGTGCCGTAAACAAGATGAAGCGATCTTGTGGCCATTGCAACTTTGTCCTTGCAGTCTCAGGTGATATAGAGGTCGCAAACCGCTCGGTCTCTACTCCCCCAGGAATAATCTGAACCCGCTCTCCAGGGATATCATAAGTATCATGCAAAATATCTTTGAAGGCTTGAGATAAAACGATAAAACGGTTAGCACGGCTAAATACAGCTCTTTCCATCGCTTTCCTAGCTTGAAAACCCAGGTTTTTATTGCTTTCCACGATACTTTCTAAAGACCAAGGGCCATGAAAATGGACAATAAAGGGGCGATGATCCAGCTGGTCCAGCATTGGGAAAGTGTATAGAGCGAAATGAGACACCAATAGCGAAACATCGTCCTGCTGGAGCAGCATCCGAGCGGTTTGGCGTGCCCCCCATAATCGTTTCAGCAGGGAAGACTGGCGAGGTGCAAAGGCTCTGACCTGGTCATTGGTTTGCTCAGAAACCGTGGGAGGACCCGTGACCACACCAGCAACCTCAACCCCTACCTGAGGGAGATATCGAGTCAAGTCATAGTAGTAGCGATCTAACCCCCCTCCTTGCTTATCTGGGAACCAATCCATACCAATTTGCAAGGTTTTCATGTTGAGTCTCGCTTGTTGATCGCTGCTTCATAGGCCGCTAAACGCTGTTGAGCAATGGTGAACCAGCTGTAGCTCTGGGCCGTTTGATAAGCGTTTTGTTGCAATCGGGCTAATTCTGAACGGTTCTGAATCAATCGTTCTAGGGACTCCACAATAGCTCGACTATCCCTTACGGGAACGAGCAAGGCATCATGGCCATCTTGAACAATATCTGAAGGGCCAGGGGTCGGCGTTGTCACGGGAGCCAATCCGCAGGCCATCGCCTCAATCAGAACCTTGCCAAAGCCTTCAGATAGCGTAGGGAACAATTTGATATCAAATCCTTGAAGCAGGGCAGGTAATTCTTCGTGTTGATAATAGCTAATGACGGTAAGACGATCGTGTACTTGAGGGTCAAAGTCAGCATAAACCTGTTCCGGCACGCCATAACCATTGAGTTCAGTCCCAATTAAGCTGACCTCGACCTCAGGATATTTCAGCAAGATCTCATTAAGGGCAGGAGTACTATACTCGATGCCTTTACGCTGCACATAGGTTCCAACCTGAGCAATGCGTATCCGTCCATCCCCAGGATATTTCAGGGGTAAATTCAGAAAATAATTCGGTAATCCATTAGGAAAAACATGAGCAGTCTCTGGGTTAACTTGTAATTGGTTAACTGCATACTCGGCATCCACTCGATTCAGAAAAAAGGTTAAATCCGCACATTTCAGGGACTGAGCGATTTCCCACAATTGAATACTGCCCCGGTAAAGGGGATACTTCCAACTCAGGGTCAGACTCCCCAAAGCTGCATCCTGTAGACGTTCTTCATGTTCTAAATGATCTAAACCATGACTTCTCGTCACGAGTAACGGAGGGTTTGGCGTTAGGCGACGGAGGAACCGTGCCCACACCCAAACATCTCCGGTAGAGGCATCAATGACATCAATCTGATGCTGTCTCATAATTTGAGCAATCTTGAGGGCAGTCGCCTCCGGGAAAATGAGATCTTTGAGCTTCATAGAAAGCCATGAAGGCAAGTCATCAAATGAGTAGGTATAGACTTGATGTCCTAATTCTTGATACTTTTCCTTGAGGTTTAAGGTACTCCCTGCAGCACCTGAATTTGGATCAAGATATTCATGGAGAATCAACAGGATATTCATACTCAGTTTTGTAATCGCAAAAGATTCAAAATTAGCAGTAAAAAATTAGCAGTAAGAATAGAAATATCTAAAGCACACCCTATTGCACCCAGTCAGTCTTTTAGAGAATCCGATCAATGTAACGTACAGAAATAGATATCATCCTTCTCTATGTCAAATCCAAACCTTTTACGTTCCTCAGAAGTAAACTCTTGCAAATAGGGCATCACTGAGACACAAAATCCAGCTTTTTCTAAGCGCTCTTTGTAATCCAACCCATAGACCCGCACATGATCACTTTGACCAAAGAGTTGTTCTCGTTGTTGGGGATCGGTGATGCTCAAATCTTCATAGGTTTGTTCTCGCAAAATGGGAACTTGAATCACGGCCCAGCCTTCTGGTTTCAATACTCTTGATAGCTCGTGCATCGCCTGTGCATCATCTGGAATATGTTCCAAAACATGTGAACAATAGATGACATCAAAACTGTTATCTGGGTATTGAATATCCGTCAGATCCATCTTGACCATAGCTGAGTTATTCAAATCTGCTGTTAAATAGTCAATGGACTCACATTGAGCAAACTTGTCTACTAGGCACTCTTCAGGAGCAATGTGTAGCATCTTTTTAGAATGGGCAGCAAACAAGTCCGTTTTCTGCTTAAAAAACAGCCACATCATTCGATGTCTTTCCAAGCTACTACAAACAGGACAAATGGCATTTAGCCGAATTTGAGTAGTATGCATCGGCTTAAAGAGTCGGACATTTGATTGGCAAATCGGACAATGATGCTGAGTTCCAAAATATAAGGACTTTTTAAGTGTTTTAACAATGGGCATAGTATATTAGCATCCTAGAATTCTTGCTGCACAATGTAATGAACTTTATAGTACTTATACGCGGCTATACCCAGGCTCAAAAACGTCCAAACGATCAATCCAGGGATTTCTGGAAAGTATTGACCTGTCAACATCATGGGTAGGAGTCCGACACAAATAATTTTGACGGCAATGAGAAAGTTATCTCGACTTGGCGGTTTAACTGTCACTATTTTGGCAATCAGCATAAATACACCCATAAAATAGATCATTGTGCCAATTAAACCGAACCATAACAGCATGGGTAAAAAGGTACCGTCTCCACTACTAATATTGCTAATGGACTCTAGATAAAAACCAAAGCCTTTACCGACTGGGTTAAATACAATCTTCTCAAATAAGTCAGAAAAAGCTTCTGCTCTAAGGTTAAGAGCTTCATCACTTTCTAGAGATTGGAAACTTGCAAATCTCTGACTAATACGCTCATTCAATTCACTCACTGAAAAAACAATGGTGAGGATGCTCGAAAAGGTTAGGGCTAGAAGGCCCAATAATTTTGACTGCTGCTGTGGGCGCAGGGTCGTAATATACAAGCCCATCACGAGTAATAGACACAACCATGCGGTTCGAACCACCCCAGCTAATAGGGTAATGGCTCCAAATAAAAGCGCTAAGAACTGAGGCCAACTGAGGGGTGGGCAAAGGGATAGTAAGACCCCAGTAACCATGGGAAATGATAACTGGTGAGCTGCTGAGGTGGTACTCCACACCCGAATCCCAAAGGGTTCTGGAGTGCCTCTAGCTTGTATACCTGTAAACGTTAAATAGAACCGATCCCAATCGGGTGCAACGACATATTGATACAGTCCATAAATGCCCATGACAATGACGGCATAAATGAAGATTTTGTAAATGAATTGGCATAAGTCAGGATAATTTTGCCAGTGAGAGTATAAGTAATAACCAAATACAATGGGACAAATAAATCCAAGGGCCAAGTCAACCATTGAAAAGTCCCGGATTGGGTTATTCGCTAGGCCGACTAAAACACCATAGGTCACTGTACCTAGACATAGAATAAATGGCAATCCAACTGACTTTAATTCTCTGGGCAGACTCTTGATACAGTTGGGTAAAACAATTAAGCTAACAAGCTCCGGGGTTGTGTAAAATCCTCCCATCGTATACACACCCGCCTGGAAATCAATGATGCGACGGATCAGGCTACTGAGAAACCATAGCCAAAAGGTATAGGCAATATAGAGTCTTGGGCAGTATTGAAAGAGGTAGATACCGACCGCCAGGGAGCAAACGGGGTAAATCAGCACCAGAAATCGGCCCGCACCGATCAGAAAAAAGAATATCAGCAGGCTGATTAATCCCCCAATCGCTAGCCATCCATATTTTTCATAGGGAGTGGGTTTAAGGCTAGCAGTTGAGAGTGTATTCATAAATCAGCGTAATCAGGCCTGTATTGAATCGTTGGAGAGTAGCCAGTCAAGTGAGTAGGAAAGTTAGGAGTGATGAGACCCGACTAGTAAATGTTGCGTAAGGAACTGAACGCTAAAGTTAGGAGTGGACATAAAAATGCCCATTCCCCTCTACTAATGTACTCACTTCGCATTCCAAGTGCCCAATGAAGGACAACTTTTGCTGGCATACTCACGCCATACAATGAATACTCACAACGTTTAAGCGGTCTACGAATCATACTATGCCAGAGTTCGCAAGCATCACCGCGAGCTAAATCAATGGCATCAGGCATTCTTAGTTGTTGATAGCTTCTAGTTTCCGATTAGGTGAAGCAGCAGTTTCGGCCACCTGAAAATATTTCTGGGATGCGAGGCCAAGGGTTAAGAAACTCCAGAAATAAAACCCTAAAGTTGCCATCAAAACATTATTAAAGGCGATGATGCTCACTGTTCCAATCACAAATGCTTGTGAAAATAGGGAAAGATAATCTTTCGGACTCGAACGACAGAGCTTCAATACTAATGCCAGTAATCCCACTACATAAGGGATTATGCCAATCCAGCCAAAATAAAATAAATATATAAATATGGGAGCATCAACAATATTGAAATCTCCCAAATCTAGAGAACCTGCCAATCCTACTCCAATCAATTGGGATATGGCTGAATCAAAATAAGTGTTATATAAATCTTGGCGGATATTCACGCTTATATCATCTTCATAGGAAAACAGGCTGAGCAGTCGAGCAGCAACCTTATCATATAAAACATCGGGGAGCGTGTCACTTCTTTGAGAGGAAAATGATAATTGATCTTAGATGATCCCTCTTATTGACTATGACACCAGAAGAAGAACAAGAATTCAATGCTTGCGTCACACGCATTTCAGAACTGCTGTATCAAGACTCCCAATCCCAGTCTCTGCCCATGAAGACTTTGGCAGAGATTGAATGCACCGTTCGGACTCAACTGCAAACTCATGTGTCGCCTCAAATGGGTCTTTTTTATCGACCAAGTTAGCCCGCCAGATGTCGGAGAATATCGACGGACCTTAAAAAGCATTCTGGGCAAACTCAACCTCACTCGGACCCAAGCAACAGCCCTCAAGGTCAAGCCCAACAGTCAGTTAAGCCCCTACTTAGAGATGTGCGCCCTGCGTATTAGTGCCAATGTTTCCTATGCCCATGCATCAGAGGATCTAGCAGTTTTAACGGGTATCACAGTCAGCTCCAAAACGCAGCAGCGTCTCGTTCATCGTCAAACCTTCAGTCCACCCTCTTTGACGCAAGGAGTCACTCAGCTCAGCTTAGATGGGGGCAATATTCGGTTGATTACTCCAAAAGGGGAACCCTGCCACTGGCGTGGTTATAAAGCAGTTCGCATCAATGGCGATAGGGTTGGCTTGGCCTACTATCAAGACCATACTTCCCTCTGCCTGGCGGTGAACCGCTTCAGATTTGCTGCAAGGGTTTACTGTCTTGGGGATGGTCATGTTGGGATTTGGAAGCTTTACCGACAGATGAGACTGCCAACTCAACAGGAGCAGATCCTAGACTGGTTCCACTTGATGGAGAATTTACATAAAGTCGGTGGGTCACTCAAACGGCTGCAGCAAGCTGAAACCTTTTTGTGGAGAGGGAAGATTGATGAGGCCATCGATTTGTTCTGTGGTTTGAGCAAACCTCAGGCTAAACGGTTCTGTCAGTATTTGCGAGACCACCGAGAGCGGATTCCCAACTATGGTTACTATCAAGCTGAGGGAATACCCATTGGCTCTGGTGCCGTTGAGTCGCTTGTTAAGCAAATTGACCGAAGGACAAAGATTTCAGGTGCGCAATGGCAAGAAAAACATATCCCCAAAGTCCTAGCTCATCGCTGTGCCTATCTCAATCGACAACTTGACTCTATTTTTCTCCTGAAAAAGTGACACGCTCCCAAAACATCGTTCGTAAGTATTAAGGCGGACGTTATGACAATAAGAAGCAGGATAATAGCTAATATACGCACTTTATTTCTGCTTTTAATTCTGAATAAGAAGATTGCCAGGGTAATAAAAAAGCAGAGCCATGCAGCCCTTGCTTGACTTAGCAATAGTCCTAACCCCGCTAAACTTAAAGTAGGAATACGAAGCGGCCAGTCAAATCTATACAAGAGGATCATCAATCCAATCAGTACGGTCGTAGCAAAGGTTTGAAAATCTGTGGTTCCACTCCATATCCTGATGGCGAAAGCTTCTGGTAATCCATAGGACCATTTTTCCACTGATCTAAGCCAATGGATATCCCAGCCCGGTGCAAAAACA includes:
- a CDS encoding methyltransferase domain-containing protein produces the protein MGSQFRFSDIAQSLLCCPVCKGQLELQDRHLSCQNADCSSVFPVVNRAPVLLNEDASIFSIAEFEQEEGHVPPSTSSGVKARISAALPNIDVNPVAKQNYQQFTQQLLQYSEHPKVLVIGCGNLGQGMEELVRQSNIELIESDIYFSERTQLICDAHDLPFADQSIDGVIIQAVLEHVVDPYRCVAEMHRVLKPNGLVYAETPFMQQVHMGRYDFTRFTHLGHRRLFRHFQEVESGPVGGPGMALAWSYQYFLLSFTKQKALRKLIKIFTRLTSFYLQYFDRYLVQQAGVFDAASGYYFIGKKDTKILSDRELIKLYKGNI
- a CDS encoding glycosyltransferase family 4 protein, producing the protein MKQHRILFVNHVGALAGAEYCCLSIAAAYRATSQMLLFEDGPFRQALEKAGVPVTVVNAPDSLLSIRTSSGLASLKAIPALWQMAQQIAKASQGFDFICANSQKAFIASSLATLIGTPPLVWHLRDILTAKHFSGVNRRVAITLANNRAAQVWVASQATADAFIAVGGRPDLVKVMYDGIESDRFDQVTPEAAIAVRQELKLENVPLVGLFSRLSPWKGQHVLIEALRSLPDVHGLLVGDALFGEQDYVAMIKEMAADKDLADRIHWLGFRQDIPALMKACDIVIHASTEPEPCARIAIEGQLAQKPVIATAAGGMLEVIADRQSGRLVPPGDANALAAAIRELLNDQQLASTLAEQGMQSAATKFAPEVCLGAVDQALATLV
- a CDS encoding glycosyltransferase family 4 protein, which translates into the protein MKTLQIGMDWFPDKQGGGLDRYYYDLTRYLPQVGVEVAGVVTGPPTVSEQTNDQVRAFAPRQSSLLKRLWGARQTARMLLQQDDVSLLVSHFALYTFPMLDQLDHRPFIVHFHGPWSLESIVESNKNLGFQARKAMERAVFSRANRFIVLSQAFKDILHDTYDIPGERVQIIPGGVETERFATSISPETARTKLQWPQDRFILFTARRLSKRMGLDNLVEAMANVCRQYPEVLLMMAGKGEQEQALKARIHELGLTKHIQMIGYLPDQALPMAYRAADLAILPTLSLEGFGLVVLESLAAGTPILGTPVGGIPEILRPFCEDLVLPGYSPQHIAAGILEACSEKRHLPSAQVCEDHVRKNYDWSVIVQQVQGAYQEVMDDYS
- a CDS encoding glycosyltransferase family 4 protein; this translates as MNILLILHEYLDPNSGAAGSTLNLKEKYQELGHQVYTYSFDDLPSWLSMKLKDLIFPEATALKIAQIMRQHQIDVIDASTGDVWVWARFLRRLTPNPPLLVTRSHGLDHLEHEERLQDAALGSLTLSWKYPLYRGSIQLWEIAQSLKCADLTFFLNRVDAEYAVNQLQVNPETAHVFPNGLPNYFLNLPLKYPGDGRIRIAQVGTYVQRKGIEYSTPALNEILLKYPEVEVSLIGTELNGYGVPEQVYADFDPQVHDRLTVISYYQHEELPALLQGFDIKLFPTLSEGFGKVLIEAMACGLAPVTTPTPGPSDIVQDGHDALLVPVRDSRAIVESLERLIQNRSELARLQQNAYQTAQSYSWFTIAQQRLAAYEAAINKRDST
- a CDS encoding class I SAM-dependent methyltransferase, with protein sequence MPIVKTLKKSLYFGTQHHCPICQSNVRLFKPMHTTQIRLNAICPVCSSLERHRMMWLFFKQKTDLFAAHSKKMLHIAPEECLVDKFAQCESIDYLTADLNNSAMVKMDLTDIQYPDNSFDVIYCSHVLEHIPDDAQAMHELSRVLKPEGWAVIQVPILREQTYEDLSITDPQQREQLFGQSDHVRVYGLDYKERLEKAGFCVSVMPYLQEFTSEERKRFGFDIEKDDIYFCTLH
- a CDS encoding ISKra4-like element ISAcas2 family transposase (programmed frameshift); translation: MTPEEEQEFNACVTRISELLYQDSQSQSLPMKTLAEIECTVRTQLQTHVSPQMGLFFIDQVSPPDVGEYRRTLKSILGKLNLTRTQATALKVKPNSQLSPYLEMCALRISANVSYAHASEDLAVLTGITVSSKTQQRLVHRQTFSPPSLTQGVTQLSLDGGNIRLITPKGEPCHWRGYKAVRINGDRVGLAYYQDHTSLCLAVNRFRFAARVYCLGDGHVGIWKLYRQMRLPTQQEQILDWFHLMENLHKVGGSLKRLQQAETFLWRGKIDEAIDLFCGLSKPQAKRFCQYLRDHRERIPNYGYYQAEGIPIGSGAVESLVKQIDRRTKISGAQWQEKHIPKVLAHRCAYLNRQLDSIFLLKK